The nucleotide sequence catatgctagtatatATAGATAAATATTTATTCCTTGTTTGAAGGTAGTTTTTCAGTTGGAGAGGCGGAACTTTCCCGGAAACTATACGTTATGTGCAGAACGTGTGTTGTGTCATCTTTCTTGTTCTTTCCGCCTTTTTATCTCCCAAAACATCCCATAATCTCACGAGTCAGTCTTGATAAAACAAAAAGGGTCCATAAACAAGCTGCCAATACGTCACAATCTTCATTTGGAATTGTTCAACAGCGTGTGGCTGCTCTAAAACTTTCTGGGGTTTTCTGTATTCTGCCGCTTTTTAATGGATTCTGCTGCCTCTCATTTGGTGCGGTGCTGGATTGCTAGCATCCCAATGAGGTAAAAAGATTATTCATTTCCCCAATTTTCCATCTGggttatttgtttatattgtttGGGGTGACTTGAATAATAGTTGTCGTGTGTTTTCAGGGATTGATGATTTGGGGATGATTTGAATATGTGGGCTGTTCAAGTTTGATTAGTAATATTGATTTCTGGCGCTGTTGGATCTAAAGAGCCTTTCCTGTATTGATTTGACTTGCACCATCTTTGCCATTTGTAATGTAATTGGAAGCCTGCAATGTTTTGTTGGACCTGAAAAATGATTGATTAGAGGTTTTATATGATTGGTGGGAAGGTGGATTCAGGATTTATCTGCCTATAATTTACTTTGATATAATTGTGGACTTGTATTGATAGTATTGGGTTGATTATATTATAAAAGCTATACAATTATGGAGCTACCTGAAGAGGAACCCGTCACCAACGGAGAGGCGGAGGAAATGGACAGAGAGCCCTCTGCGGAGGCTCCTCTCCGGGAGCCCCACTCCTACCGGAGTCATTTTGGGGGGATGGTGAGAAAGAAAGCCTATATCTTTGATGGTTCTGGAAAGTTTTACAATAAGGAATGGGATCTGACAGAAGGTAGAGGCAATGAGTTCTGTTGGTACCATGTTGAACTTCCAAAAGGACATCAGAAGCTTTGTCAGTCTGCCCAAGACCTCATTGGTGTTCTGTGCCCTCCTTTGAAACTCCAGGATATTCTCTCTCTTGTCAGCAATGGACCATTTTGTGGGTATGTTGATGGAGCTCTAGTCTTCAGAGTCAACTCTCCCGGCCCTCCCTCTAGTGATTTCACATTTAGAATTGCCGCAAGAATTACTGAGAATTCAGTGATCACTGTGAGTTTGGGCCGCGTTCCCAGATTGGGTTTCTCACCGGTGGGTCAATCTCTTCTCTCAGAGATTCCTAGTGTGGAGAGTCCCTCGTATCATAGAGGAGAGCAGAGGGAAAGGAGCGGGATTGTCATAGGGGAGCATGTTCTTGAGTTCTTATTGACAATGAATCACTCTGAGGAAGCCGATAATCCTGTGCCAAAATCTGTCTCAAATCTTGTAGTTCATATTGTTGACACGCATGTGGATCACCTCCAGGATGTTGTGACTAAACTTGAGATAgagttggattccgttgagctTCAGATGGATAAGGGTGAGTTTCATCTACTACGTTTAAGCACCTCCAATAGATTTCATTTTAACGCATTCTTCTGTCTATTCATTGTTTATCCCAGCATATGTTGTTTTTCTAACAAATTTCTAGTCAATTTTGTaaccgaaaaaaaatatgattctAGTCAATTTCTTATTTCTCATCCAGTGTgcagaaaatgttataaaactTACTAGTTTCATATTTCATTCCTCATATTTCTAATTGGTAGTGCTGTTCTCTGTTATAAGCAATTCTAATTTCAGTTGATTTGGGATACCTTCAGTAACTGGTGGGACGTACTTCGTTGTCCTTTTAGTTAACTGATGCAATCTTGAACTGCTAAGATATATATTCCTTAGACACCATTTTAAACTGCTGATGTTTTCAGTAATTGTATTGTCTCCCATTTGTAATTAGGACTTTGACTTCGTGTAACAAACCACTGAGGAAAGGTTAAAAAGAGAATGGACATTAGGAATTGGTGAAATTCCATATACAATAACTAACAATTCTatcctttgtttttttatctGTTAAATGTAGTTG is from Malus sylvestris chromosome 5, drMalSylv7.2, whole genome shotgun sequence and encodes:
- the LOC126621608 gene encoding uncharacterized protein LOC126621608, encoding MELPEEEPVTNGEAEEMDREPSAEAPLREPHSYRSHFGGMVRKKAYIFDGSGKFYNKEWDLTEGRGNEFCWYHVELPKGHQKLCQSAQDLIGVLCPPLKLQDILSLVSNGPFCGYVDGALVFRVNSPGPPSSDFTFRIAARITENSVITVSLGRVPRLGFSPVGQSLLSEIPSVESPSYHRGEQRERSGIVIGEHVLEFLLTMNHSEEADNPVPKSVSNLVVHIVDTHVDHLQDVVTKLEIELDSVELQMDKGGFALKKQMLDDRRFPKMHLNLQRLLQEIAHGEQVFPRVKERCSSKQWFSSEDIASLEELIGRLRRLKENVGFIANRVTAIQAGLDSWQAEQINRKLYYLSFLSIIFLPLSIITGVFGMNVGGVPWTGQKDPTLKDGFRNVMLLCVAMLLLALLCFSFPVLYTRIAAWHRSRVMKRSWSLNRKSFLKRTHGIGVQERRGYLRI